A genome region from Pseudomonas sp. S06B 330 includes the following:
- a CDS encoding AraC family transcriptional regulator: protein MRENDTVAVYFVHTMLHSLRDQPQRAAALLREAGIDPAVLDTEGARVSASAFARLWLILIQALDDEFFDLDSHGMPLGSFALICRGLIQEPTLEKALRQCLGNFALFLRDVRASLSIKGARALISVKSRIDDPLTRVYAEETFLALVISLLCWLGGQRLVIDRTALTDLRPAQDDDLLLWGANLQLGAGVSEIEFAADYLRLPVIQDLAGLKTFLRSAPQWLVIRYRNQNGQVAQVYRYLREREQGQWPTLVAMARRQSLSPSSFRRQLEREGRSYQQIKDEVRRATAFECLRETDMSIAEIAERTGFQEPSAFHRAFKKWTGESPGGYRLRMAPGR, encoded by the coding sequence ATGCGGGAAAACGATACAGTCGCGGTTTACTTCGTCCATACCATGCTGCATTCGCTGCGTGACCAACCGCAGCGGGCGGCGGCTTTGTTGCGCGAGGCCGGTATCGATCCGGCGGTGCTCGACACGGAAGGTGCCCGGGTGTCGGCTTCAGCCTTTGCCCGGCTCTGGTTGATCCTGATCCAGGCGCTGGATGACGAGTTTTTCGACCTTGACAGCCATGGCATGCCACTGGGCAGTTTTGCCCTGATCTGCCGTGGCCTGATCCAGGAACCGACGCTGGAAAAAGCATTGCGTCAATGCCTGGGCAATTTCGCCCTGTTCTTGCGTGATGTGCGCGCCAGCCTGTCGATCAAAGGCGCGCGGGCGTTGATCAGTGTGAAGTCACGCATCGACGATCCACTGACCCGTGTCTATGCCGAAGAAACCTTCCTGGCCTTGGTGATTAGCCTGTTGTGCTGGTTGGGGGGGCAGCGGCTGGTGATTGATCGCACGGCGCTGACGGATCTGCGTCCGGCCCAGGATGACGACCTGTTGCTCTGGGGGGCCAACCTGCAGTTGGGGGCGGGTGTCAGTGAAATCGAATTTGCTGCCGACTATTTGCGCTTGCCGGTGATTCAGGATTTGGCCGGGCTCAAGACCTTCCTGCGCAGTGCGCCGCAGTGGCTGGTGATACGCTATCGCAATCAGAATGGTCAGGTGGCTCAGGTGTACCGCTACCTGCGTGAGCGTGAGCAGGGCCAGTGGCCAACCCTGGTGGCCATGGCCAGGCGCCAAAGCCTGAGCCCCAGCAGCTTTCGCCGCCAACTGGAGCGCGAAGGCCGCTCGTATCAGCAGATCAAGGATGAAGTTCGCCGTGCCACCGCTTTTGAATGCCTGCGCGAAACCGACATGAGTATTGCCGAAATCGCAGAACGCACTGGGTTCCAGGAACCCAGCGCGTTCCACCGCGCGTTCAAGAAGTGGACTGGCGAAAGCCCTGGGGGCTACCGCTTACGCATGGCTCCCGGTCGCTAG
- a CDS encoding hybrid sensor histidine kinase/response regulator produces the protein MLSHIQAKLLIVDDLPENLLALEALIKGSDCEVHQAQSADQALSLLLEHEFALAILDVQMPGMNGFELAELMRGTEKTKNIPIVFVSAAGREMNYAFKGYESGAVDFLHKPLDNQAVKSKVAVFVDLFRQRKALGQQLEALERSRAEQEQLLSQLQVTRRELEHAVRMRDDFMSIVSHEVRTPLNGLILETQLRKLHLARDNADAFTLDKMRAMVERDERQINSLIRLIEDMLDVSRIRTGKLSIRPIQFDLSQLVAGLIENFAAQAAAAASSIEFKDQVPLPGVWDEFRIEQVVANLLTNALRYGANHPVQVRTFEQQDLACIEVRDQGIGISEQNQQRIFQQFERVASNPGNAGLGLGLYISEQIVLAHGGSIEVQSAEGKGATFTVRLPLPRPR, from the coding sequence ATGCTAAGCCATATCCAAGCCAAGCTACTGATCGTCGACGACCTGCCAGAAAACCTCCTGGCACTGGAGGCGCTGATCAAGGGCAGCGATTGTGAAGTGCATCAGGCCCAATCTGCCGACCAGGCGCTGTCGTTGTTGCTCGAACATGAGTTTGCCCTGGCAATTCTGGATGTACAGATGCCGGGCATGAACGGTTTCGAGCTGGCCGAATTGATGCGCGGTACAGAAAAAACCAAGAACATCCCGATTGTTTTCGTCAGCGCCGCCGGGCGTGAGATGAACTATGCCTTCAAGGGCTATGAAAGCGGCGCGGTGGACTTCTTGCACAAACCACTGGACAACCAGGCGGTAAAAAGCAAAGTCGCGGTGTTCGTTGACCTTTTCCGCCAGCGCAAAGCCTTGGGCCAACAACTCGAAGCGCTGGAGCGCAGCCGCGCTGAGCAGGAGCAACTGCTTTCCCAGTTGCAGGTTACCCGCCGCGAACTGGAGCATGCGGTGCGCATGCGCGATGACTTCATGTCGATTGTCTCACATGAGGTACGCACGCCGCTCAATGGCCTGATTCTGGAAACCCAGCTACGCAAGCTACACCTGGCCCGGGACAACGCCGATGCGTTTACCCTGGACAAGATGCGCGCCATGGTCGAGCGCGATGAGCGCCAGATCAATAGCTTGATTCGTCTGATAGAGGACATGCTCGATGTGTCGCGGATCCGTACCGGCAAGCTGTCCATCCGGCCCATTCAGTTCGACCTGAGTCAGCTGGTCGCGGGCTTGATCGAGAATTTCGCCGCCCAGGCAGCGGCAGCGGCATCGTCCATCGAGTTCAAGGATCAGGTACCGCTTCCAGGTGTTTGGGATGAATTTCGCATCGAACAGGTCGTGGCCAACCTGCTGACCAATGCCTTGCGCTATGGGGCAAACCATCCGGTACAAGTGCGCACCTTCGAGCAGCAGGATCTGGCCTGCATCGAGGTTCGCGACCAGGGTATCGGTATCAGTGAGCAGAACCAGCAGCGCATCTTCCAGCAGTTCGAGCGGGTGGCCAGCAATCCAGGTAATGCTGGGCTGGGCCTGGGGTTGTACATCTCGGAGCAGATCGTATTGGCCCATGGCGGCAGTATTGAGGTTCAGAGTGCCGAGGGCAAGGGCGCTACCTTCACCGTGCGCCTGCCGCTTCCCAGACCGCGTTGA
- a CDS encoding dihydrodipicolinate synthase family protein → MSTTFHGIIGYTITPFSSDGQQLDLTALGQSIDRLIAGGVHAIAPLGSTGEGAYLSDKEWDQATEFSLAHIAGRVPTIVSVSDLTTAGAIRRARFAQAHGADAVMVLPTAYWKLSEAEIFEHYRAIGASINVPIMLYNNPATSGTDMSVELILRIVREVENVTMVKESTGDIQRMHKLQLLGEGKVPFYNGCNPLALEAFIAGASGWCTAAANLIPDLNQQLYKAIVSNDLKTAKAVFYRQLPLLDFILKAGLPATVKAGLAIQGLPVGEPRRPVFALNQAGQDHLRKLLEALATGSHA, encoded by the coding sequence ATGAGCACAACCTTTCACGGCATCATCGGCTACACCATCACCCCGTTCAGCAGCGACGGTCAGCAACTTGACCTGACTGCCCTGGGCCAGTCCATCGACCGCCTGATCGCAGGCGGGGTACATGCCATTGCGCCCCTGGGCAGCACCGGTGAAGGTGCCTACCTGAGCGACAAGGAGTGGGACCAGGCCACCGAATTCAGCCTGGCGCACATCGCCGGACGCGTGCCGACCATTGTCAGCGTCTCCGACCTGACCACCGCGGGCGCCATCCGCCGCGCACGCTTTGCCCAAGCGCATGGCGCCGATGCGGTGATGGTTTTGCCAACGGCCTACTGGAAGCTCAGCGAAGCGGAGATCTTCGAACACTACCGGGCCATCGGTGCCAGCATCAATGTACCGATCATGCTCTACAACAACCCGGCCACCAGCGGCACCGACATGTCGGTGGAATTGATTCTGCGCATCGTGCGCGAAGTCGAGAACGTGACCATGGTCAAGGAGAGCACCGGCGACATTCAGCGCATGCACAAACTGCAGCTGCTCGGTGAGGGTAAGGTGCCCTTCTACAACGGTTGCAACCCATTGGCCCTGGAAGCCTTCATCGCCGGTGCCAGCGGCTGGTGCACCGCGGCGGCGAACCTGATCCCCGACCTCAATCAGCAATTGTACAAAGCCATCGTGAGCAATGACCTGAAGACTGCCAAGGCCGTGTTCTACCGTCAGTTGCCACTGCTGGACTTCATCCTCAAGGCGGGCTTGCCGGCGACCGTCAAGGCTGGCCTGGCCATCCAGGGGCTACCCGTGGGCGAGCCACGTCGGCCAGTGTTTGCCCTGAACCAGGCAGGACAGGATCACCTGCGTAAGTTGCTGGAGGCCCTAGCGACCGGGAGCCATGCGTAA
- a CDS encoding TetR/AcrR family transcriptional regulator: protein MDAALRCTNFEERRDKALALFAEKGFGQVSMRELASHLGLTAGSLYHHFPSKQDLLYDLIEELYEELLATLNQGRRAHQQTLAQVIAAHWALHTERPLQFRLAERDQCCLSPEQQARIGQLRQQYETALLRLIVPKATLRGPALAATAHVIANLLNSLPSWLQASQLPQAQGLALMESMLLGGIERTLRGESLNSMV, encoded by the coding sequence ATGGACGCCGCTTTGCGCTGTACGAACTTCGAAGAGCGGCGTGACAAAGCCCTGGCGCTGTTCGCCGAAAAGGGCTTTGGCCAGGTCAGCATGCGCGAGCTGGCCAGCCACCTGGGCTTGACCGCAGGGTCGTTGTACCATCACTTCCCCAGTAAGCAGGACCTGTTGTACGACCTGATCGAAGAGTTGTATGAGGAACTGCTTGCCACCCTCAACCAGGGGCGCCGCGCCCATCAGCAAACCCTGGCGCAGGTCATTGCGGCGCATTGGGCGCTGCACACGGAGCGCCCGCTGCAGTTCCGTCTGGCCGAGCGGGATCAATGCTGCCTGAGCCCGGAGCAACAAGCGCGGATTGGCCAACTACGCCAACAGTATGAAACCGCGTTGCTGCGCCTGATTGTGCCCAAGGCCACCTTGCGGGGCCCGGCACTGGCCGCTACGGCCCATGTGATTGCCAACCTGCTCAACAGCTTGCCCAGTTGGTTGCAGGCCTCTCAACTCCCCCAGGCCCAGGGCCTGGCCTTGATGGAAAGCATGCTGCTGGGCGGCATCGAACGGACCTTGCGCGGTGAAAGCCTGAACTCGATGGTCTGA
- a CDS encoding aldolase, whose amino-acid sequence MAKTLALPKDQLIKQALTQMQGSLADNTWTAREKLALTCRILFDNGHDSGLAGQISTRGPQPGTFYTQQLGLGFDEITASNLLLVNEDLEVLEGQGMPNPANRFHSWVYRARPDVNCIIHTHPTHVAALSMLEVPLQVSHMDLCPLYEDCAFLQAWPGVPVGNEEGEIISAALGDKRAILLSHHGQLSTGSSIEEACVIAQLIERAAKLQLLAMAAGDVKPIEPALGREAHDWISRPKRHSAAFNYYARQCLRVHADCLS is encoded by the coding sequence ATGGCCAAGACTCTGGCATTGCCCAAGGACCAACTGATCAAGCAGGCCCTTACACAGATGCAAGGCTCGCTTGCCGATAATACGTGGACTGCACGGGAAAAGCTGGCCCTGACCTGTCGAATTCTCTTCGACAACGGCCACGATTCCGGCCTGGCCGGGCAAATCAGTACCCGCGGACCACAACCGGGCACTTTCTACACCCAGCAACTGGGACTGGGTTTCGATGAAATCACCGCCAGCAACCTGCTGCTGGTCAATGAAGACCTGGAAGTGCTCGAAGGCCAGGGCATGCCCAACCCGGCCAACCGCTTTCACAGTTGGGTCTATCGGGCACGTCCGGATGTGAACTGCATCATTCACACCCACCCCACCCATGTCGCCGCGCTGTCAATGCTGGAAGTGCCGCTGCAGGTTTCGCACATGGACCTATGCCCGCTGTATGAGGACTGTGCCTTTCTGCAAGCCTGGCCGGGTGTGCCGGTGGGCAATGAAGAAGGCGAAATCATCAGCGCCGCACTGGGCGACAAGCGCGCCATCCTGCTTTCTCACCACGGCCAGTTGTCAACCGGCAGCAGCATCGAAGAAGCGTGTGTCATCGCCCAACTGATTGAGCGTGCAGCCAAGTTGCAACTGCTGGCCATGGCTGCCGGCGACGTCAAACCGATCGAGCCGGCCCTGGGCCGCGAAGCCCACGACTGGATTTCTCGCCCGAAACGCCACAGCGCTGCCTTCAACTACTACGCGCGGCAGTGCCTGCGGGTGCATGCCGACTGCCTGAGCTGA
- a CDS encoding AraC family transcriptional regulator, producing the protein MTTHSRFWRDPALPFIEARRVDDGRKVCYAPHSHESFSIGAITGGRSTYVSGDNHQQVTAGSVVLMNPGVVHTCNPIEGEPWSYLMLYVDLPWLQALGFQPFEVLSSQSPDLYQGLCQLHGVLTDSQLSSASKHAALRIFFSELIQRLPSRVADAGRVNPRLLTAAAFIRAHCTQALRLEDMGDAAGLSTSYLIRAFKQHFGLTPHGYLVDQRVQYARARLRSGALIAEVALEAGFADQAHLQRAFKRHLAATPGHYRSAQ; encoded by the coding sequence ATGACCACTCACTCGCGTTTCTGGCGTGATCCGGCGCTGCCGTTCATTGAGGCGCGCCGCGTCGATGATGGGCGCAAGGTCTGCTATGCGCCGCATTCCCATGAGAGCTTTTCCATTGGGGCGATCACCGGTGGACGCAGTACCTATGTGAGTGGGGACAACCATCAACAGGTAACAGCAGGTAGCGTTGTGTTGATGAACCCTGGGGTGGTGCACACGTGCAACCCGATTGAGGGTGAGCCTTGGTCTTACCTCATGTTGTATGTCGACCTGCCCTGGTTGCAGGCCTTGGGCTTCCAGCCCTTTGAAGTGCTCAGCAGCCAATCACCTGACCTTTACCAAGGGCTGTGCCAGCTGCACGGCGTGCTGACGGACAGTCAGCTCAGCAGTGCCAGCAAGCACGCGGCACTGCGCATCTTTTTCAGTGAGCTTATCCAGCGATTGCCCTCCCGCGTGGCGGACGCCGGACGCGTCAACCCACGTTTGTTGACCGCTGCGGCTTTCATTCGCGCGCACTGTACCCAGGCACTGCGACTGGAAGACATGGGTGATGCGGCCGGGCTCTCCACCTCGTATCTGATCAGGGCGTTCAAGCAGCATTTTGGATTGACGCCCCACGGTTATCTGGTCGACCAGCGGGTGCAGTATGCCCGGGCCCGGTTACGCAGCGGCGCACTGATTGCCGAGGTGGCACTGGAAGCAGGGTTTGCCGACCAGGCACACCTGCAGCGGGCTTTCAAACGTCACCTTGCCGCAACGCCGGGGCACTATCGATCAGCCCAGTAG
- a CDS encoding chemotaxis protein CheB: MNGIQAVALGASAGGVSALLQLFHDLPVDFQIPLVCVLHLPDDRHSQLAEVFSRRLRRPVCEAQDKQPVAPGMIYFAGPGYHLSVEQDRCFSLSQEERVYFSRPAIDILFESAADAYGPALLGVLLTGANEDGARGLAQIKQLGGYTIVQDPHEAQVATMPNAALALHRPDHILPLSGIGQLLAKLEFSEC, from the coding sequence ATGAACGGCATTCAGGCGGTTGCGCTGGGCGCTTCGGCCGGTGGTGTCAGCGCCTTGCTGCAGCTGTTCCATGACCTGCCGGTGGATTTTCAGATCCCCTTGGTGTGCGTGCTGCACTTGCCCGATGACCGCCACAGCCAGTTGGCCGAAGTGTTCAGCCGCAGGCTCCGGCGCCCGGTGTGCGAAGCGCAAGACAAACAGCCGGTAGCCCCGGGCATGATCTATTTCGCCGGTCCCGGTTATCACCTGTCGGTGGAGCAGGACCGCTGTTTTTCGTTGAGCCAGGAAGAACGGGTGTACTTTTCCCGGCCTGCCATCGACATCCTTTTTGAGTCGGCTGCCGATGCCTATGGCCCGGCGCTGCTGGGTGTGCTGCTAACCGGTGCTAACGAAGACGGTGCGCGCGGCCTGGCACAGATCAAGCAGTTGGGCGGTTACACCATCGTCCAGGACCCGCACGAAGCGCAGGTCGCAACCATGCCCAACGCGGCGCTGGCTCTGCACCGGCCTGACCACATACTGCCGTTGAGCGGCATCGGGCAATTGCTCGCCAAGCTGGAATTTTCTGAATGCTAA
- a CDS encoding acetyl-CoA C-acyltransferase family protein, with the protein MNTPEIYVVSAVRSAIGSFGGALKDLPLADLASTVTRAAIERAGVAPEQIGHVVMGTVIPTEARDAYLARVAAMNAGIPKETPAFNVNRLCGSGLQAIVSAAQSLLLGDAEAVVAAGAESMSRGPYLLPQARWGARMGDLQGVDYMLGILHDPFAGFHMGITAENVAERNGITRQMQDELALVSQQRAARAIAEGRFDSQIVPIDIPGRKGTVRFEVDEHVRGNVTAEQLAGMKPAFKKDGSVTAGNASGLNDGAGALVLATGDFVKRHGLKPLARLVAYAHAGLEPELMGLGPVPATRKVLEKAGLQVSDLDVIESNEAFAAQACAVAAELGFDPEKVNPNGSGISLGHPVGATGAIIATKAIHELQRIEGRYALATMCIGGGQGIAVVFERV; encoded by the coding sequence ATGAACACCCCGGAAATCTACGTAGTCAGCGCCGTCCGTTCGGCCATCGGCAGTTTTGGCGGCGCCCTCAAGGACCTGCCTCTGGCTGACCTGGCCAGCACCGTGACCCGTGCGGCAATCGAGCGAGCCGGTGTAGCACCTGAGCAGATCGGCCATGTGGTCATGGGCACGGTCATCCCTACCGAAGCCCGCGATGCCTACCTGGCCCGGGTCGCCGCGATGAATGCCGGCATTCCCAAGGAAACCCCGGCGTTCAACGTCAACCGCCTGTGCGGTTCGGGCCTGCAGGCCATTGTCTCCGCCGCCCAGAGCCTGCTGCTCGGTGACGCCGAGGCCGTGGTGGCAGCCGGTGCTGAATCCATGAGCCGTGGCCCCTACCTGCTGCCGCAAGCCCGTTGGGGTGCGCGCATGGGTGATCTGCAGGGTGTCGACTACATGCTCGGTATCCTCCACGACCCGTTTGCTGGCTTCCACATGGGCATCACTGCCGAGAACGTTGCCGAGCGCAATGGCATCACCCGCCAGATGCAGGATGAACTGGCCCTGGTCAGCCAGCAACGTGCCGCCCGCGCCATTGCCGAAGGCCGTTTCGACAGCCAGATCGTGCCGATCGATATTCCTGGACGTAAAGGCACCGTGCGCTTTGAAGTCGACGAGCACGTGCGTGGCAACGTCACCGCCGAGCAACTGGCCGGGATGAAACCGGCGTTCAAGAAAGACGGCAGCGTCACGGCCGGCAATGCCAGCGGCCTGAACGATGGCGCCGGTGCGCTGGTGCTGGCCACCGGTGATTTCGTCAAACGCCATGGTCTTAAACCATTGGCGCGTCTGGTTGCCTATGCTCATGCCGGTCTCGAACCCGAGCTGATGGGCCTGGGCCCGGTCCCTGCTACACGCAAGGTCCTGGAAAAAGCCGGCCTTCAAGTGTCTGACCTGGACGTCATTGAATCCAACGAAGCCTTTGCTGCCCAGGCCTGCGCCGTGGCGGCCGAACTGGGCTTTGACCCCGAGAAGGTCAACCCCAACGGTTCTGGCATCTCCCTCGGTCACCCGGTCGGTGCTACCGGCGCAATCATTGCCACCAAAGCCATCCACGAACTGCAGCGCATTGAAGGCCGCTACGCCCTGGCCACCATGTGCATCGGCGGTGGCCAAGGCATCGCCGTGGTCTTCGAGCGCGTCTGA
- a CDS encoding 3-hydroxybutyryl-CoA dehydrogenase, with protein MSIQNVAVIGAGTMGNGIAQVCAVAGYQVTLIDVSEAALERGLTTLRKNLDRQVSKQTLAADAAEAAVARISTSTDYAQLQHAQLVIEAATENLELKLRILQQIAASVSSDCVIATNTSSLSITQLGAAVSQPERFIGVHFFNPVPMMALVEIIRGLQTSDSTYATALALTEQVGKSPISAGNRPGFVVNRILVPMINEAIFVLQEGLASAEDIDTGMRLGCNQPIGPLALADLIGLDTLLAIMEAFHEGYNDSKYRPAPLLKEMVAAGYLGRKSGRGFFTY; from the coding sequence GTGAGTATTCAAAACGTTGCAGTCATCGGCGCCGGTACCATGGGCAATGGCATTGCCCAGGTCTGTGCGGTGGCTGGTTACCAGGTTACCCTGATCGATGTGTCCGAGGCCGCGCTGGAGCGCGGCTTGACCACCTTGCGCAAGAACCTCGATCGTCAGGTCAGCAAACAGACCCTGGCCGCCGACGCTGCCGAAGCAGCGGTGGCACGAATTTCCACCAGCACTGACTACGCTCAATTGCAGCACGCACAGCTGGTGATCGAGGCGGCCACCGAGAACCTTGAGCTGAAACTGCGCATCCTCCAGCAGATCGCCGCCAGCGTCAGCAGTGACTGCGTGATTGCCACCAACACCTCGTCGCTGTCGATTACCCAATTGGGAGCAGCGGTCAGTCAGCCTGAGCGGTTCATCGGCGTGCACTTCTTCAACCCGGTGCCGATGATGGCCCTGGTCGAAATCATTCGTGGCCTGCAGACCAGTGACAGCACCTACGCAACGGCCCTGGCCCTGACCGAACAGGTCGGCAAATCGCCAATCAGCGCTGGCAACCGTCCGGGGTTCGTGGTCAATCGCATCCTGGTGCCGATGATCAACGAAGCCATCTTCGTGCTGCAAGAGGGCTTGGCCAGCGCCGAAGACATCGACACCGGTATGCGCCTGGGCTGCAACCAGCCGATCGGCCCGCTGGCCTTGGCCGACCTGATCGGCCTGGACACTCTGCTGGCGATCATGGAGGCCTTCCACGAAGGCTATAACGACAGCAAGTACCGCCCTGCCCCTCTGCTCAAGGAAATGGTTGCCGCCGGCTACCTGGGGCGCAAGAGCGGTCGCGGCTTCTTCACCTACTGA
- a CDS encoding helix-turn-helix domain-containing protein: MSIRLKLLRKKLGVTLEVLAEKSGMTKSYLSKVERGLNTPSIAAALKLARALSVNVEELFAEDMPGQARFSLVRSGERQALSGSAQGPGYAVLANHIGSRRLLPFIISPPHDFSDSTFKEHLGEEFLFVHEGQVEVDFMNERVILERGDALYFNAQTPHRLRSLGDVQAQLLVVVHDAEE, encoded by the coding sequence ATGTCTATCCGATTGAAATTATTAAGAAAAAAACTTGGGGTTACCTTGGAGGTGTTGGCCGAAAAGTCCGGCATGACCAAGAGCTACCTCTCCAAGGTTGAACGTGGCCTCAATACGCCATCGATCGCCGCTGCCTTGAAACTGGCGCGGGCGCTGAGTGTCAACGTCGAAGAGTTGTTTGCTGAGGATATGCCTGGCCAGGCACGTTTCAGTCTGGTGCGCAGTGGCGAGCGACAAGCCCTGTCGGGCAGTGCCCAGGGACCAGGTTACGCGGTGCTGGCCAACCATATCGGCAGCCGCCGTTTGCTGCCGTTTATCATCAGCCCCCCTCACGACTTCAGCGACTCGACGTTCAAAGAGCACCTGGGCGAGGAGTTTCTGTTTGTTCACGAGGGCCAGGTGGAGGTGGATTTCATGAATGAACGGGTGATTCTCGAGCGCGGTGATGCGCTGTACTTCAACGCCCAGACGCCCCATCGGCTGCGCTCGCTGGGGGACGTGCAGGCGCAATTGCTGGTGGTGGTGCATGACGCCGAAGAATGA